AGACACACACCCATCAATGTCTCTTATTCATTTCACTTTCAAATATTCACCAAAAATTAGTAAAAGAAATActcacttttttcaaaatgccaATATACTCTTTGTCTGTCTTTGATAGTCATAAAACCCCCCCAAAACCAATTTGATACAACTACATTTTTGTAGatatacaaaataataaacctTCAATTTTGGCCttgtaaaatgaatttttttttctaaatacaCACAACTTTTTAAGTGTCTTTTCTAGTGAAAGTCTTTCCAAATTTTTGAGAGGGATAAAATACTACCGATGTATTCGATCCacacacaaaattaaaaacaaaaagttttagaaatacCAAATGCGTTTTGATCGgcagaatgaaaaaaacaaaaattacgcgGAATGTGTTTTTTGCTTCACAGTGATTGTTATTGCAGGtcggtatttttaaaaaacaaacaaaaattacacaaatcagggaaatgaaaaaaaacaaaatcaagaaggggggaggaggaataAGGAGAGAGTATTGTAATCACCACTAGGGACGAGCGCGGGAGAGGAgttgcatcttttttttcgatgAGGAAATAACAAAACCCCAACACTAAAAAGacgaaacacaatttttttttaaatcaatcaaaaaaaaatataagcgtcaggaattatgaaaaaaggaagccgatgatgggaaaaaaaaacgactaaaataataaataataaaagaagccgagccccttttttttggttgatgttttcaaattttctcccttttttccaaTAACTGCCGCGTTGAATTTCACACCTTCGATTGTTTCccccttatttaaaaaaaaaaaattgtccttttttttctatttgttttgttgaaaATTCCACTTCGTTGTTATTGAGCAGCGTCGTCACTTGTCTAAGAACGAGAGAGTTGGATACATGTACGGAAAAATCAAGACACGCCATAACACACAGAGCACATCATACGACAAAACGGTATTTGAAAACCCCATCACCTGAATTGGAAATACTACAAAAATATAGATCAACATTTTCCCCCAAAGTTATTCAACAAACCTCgacattgtttttttgtttcataatcaaaaataaaataataaacagaGAAAGGCTGTGGCTGGTTTCGATCAATCTTTTCgtcgtttggttttttttatctctccacacacacacacacacacacacacgcaaaatGCCTAATTTAGAAATCCATCGAGACCCTTTCCTCATCTGGTTGCTTGTATACTCAAACGTATAAAAATGGAGCTAATAATAACATTTATTCCTAAACACTAACCGcgagtttttaaaatctaaaacTATTGggtgtaaaaaataataaaaaaaaaagtcattgaaCCAtttgaggaaagaaaaaaaaataaaccccgACGAAAATCCCTAcgcatttctatttttagtgattttttgaaagtgttttttttttggtataaagggaataaatataaaagaacaCACACGTCTtattggtctttttttttgtgagttCTGATTTGCCGATTCGTTAACTCGGcccggggaaaaataaaaatggaagaacctaataaccaaaaatctagaaacaaaaaagaaccaacTTAGTGCGTGGAGATTTTTAAACGTTACGACACACAAGATTGTCAAACAATTCACTGGGACATTCGTCTTACTATCAAAATGGCCTTGCACTTCTACATATTGCGTGCATCGATTGGGTAagggataaaaaacaaaagaagatcgCATCTATTCCGATAGAAGAGAAATCAAGTCCAAGAGTTTCAGTTGTGGAAGAGAAACGGACGGGGGGGTTTTTACGTGGCTGGATTTTGTGGCtggaaaaatgtaataaaaaaggaTGGACACGTTTGTCCGTCGGGCCCTCAATGCCTTCTCGGTTTGCCACCGATCCAAACGAGGCCGTCGGCGTCAACGTGTCGGCGACGGCGGGTGGCCGCCAAGGCCATGACTTTTCTCAGCGTTGGCTCCGGCTGGCACTCCCGCGGATCGCACTCCATCATTCCGCCCTTGCCGCATCTAAAAAACCGCATCGataaattaatcaataaataaataaacaattttttcaatcgttcaatttttctgtcGAAACCACAAATTGCAATTCGATTGACTTACCGGCACTCGAGGCAGGGGCCGGAAGCGGGTCCGACGAGCTCACCAAACCGGTAGAAGTCGCCCTTGATTTCACATCCTTCCACTTCGACTTGATCGCCGTCCTGGACGGAATCGCTGAACTCGACGTTGAATCCTTGTGGAATGCTGGCCAGTCCACCGGGTCcggttgggttgttgttgcggtGATCGGCCGAATGCCAGGTGACGTTGTGCGTCACTTGACGGACGGGGCACTCGTAGCGCGGGCAGCAGAATCCAGTGATGGTCTCTTCCAGACAGCCGGGAATGGGCGGCGGGCAGGATTGCTGGAGGCAGATGATGTCGCCGCGGAAGCAGAAGCAGAAGTCGCAGTGGTCGTCGCGGGGGATCTGCTGGGCAGAGACGTAGACTTTGCCGTCAAAGAGGCAAGCGCCTGGAGCGATTTCCGgctcttctacttcttccggAGTGGCCGGAGAAGTTTCGGGTGATGACAATTCCAAATTGCTGGAGTCGACGCTGCTGGTGCTCAACGGAATTTCAGAAACTGTTGGGCTGGATTCGACGGAAGGTGCTGCACTGGTGCTGACTGGCTCGGAAGGTGCTGAACTGGTTGTGACCGGATCGGAAGGTGCTGCACTTGTGGTGACTGGCTCAGACGATGCTGGACTCGTAGTGACTGGCTCAGAAGGTGCTGCACTGGTGGTGACCGGCTCAGACGATGCTGGACTCGTAGTGATGGGATCGGATGGTGCTGCACTGGTGGTGATCGGCTCAGATGATGCTGGACTCGTAGTGACTGGCTCAGAAGGTGCTGCACTGGTGGTGACTGGCTCAGACGATGCTGGACTTGTAGTGACGAGCTCAGAAGGTACTGCACTGGTGGTGATCGGTTCAGACGATGCTGGACTGGTGGTGACCAGATCGGAAGGCGCTTGAGATCCGGTTTCAGCTCCAGTTGTGAATGATGAGGGGGCTTCCGTTGCGGCGGATGAAGCTTCCGTGGGGAGGTTTGGTGCTACAGTCGGTCCACTGGATCCAACTGACAGGGTTGGCCTGGGTGGTTTACTGGAATCGGAAATGAGAATATCGGTGGGGTCGGTCACTCCAGCGGATTCCGACGAAGTGGAAGAAACATCTCCGACATCAACAGTGGGTTCCGGCGAAGCTCCAGCATCTCCAGAAGAAGTGGAGGGCTCAGTCGATCCTGAAGATGATTGAGAAGTCGAGGAGACGTCAGACTCTACTCCAGTGACAGAAGCTTGGGAATCTTCCGTTGCGGTTGGTAAAGATCCGGTCGCTTCCGATCCTACGATCGAACCTAGCGTGGTCGATGGATCAGCTGTTGAACTGCCAGGATGGGCTGTTGAAGGGGCTTCAGTTTCAGATCCTACAGAAATTCcttcagttgttgttgttgaaggcTCTCTGGTTGAAGTTGCTTCATCCGGAATCACTCCGGAATCTGTAGCGGCGGAAGGTGATTCGGTTGAAACAGCCGAGGGCGCTGAAGTGGTTTCTAGCGGAGCGGCGGATTCAGGTGTCGTTTCGGGTTGAGTTCCAGCAGTAGATGATTGAGATGTTTCGGTGGATCCCTCAGATTCTCCAGCGGATGATACTTCCGTTCCGGAAGGTTCGGATGTGGTGAATGCTCCAGTATCTACTCCGGCAGAAGATTCGGTAGTCGACGATCCGGCGCCAGACTCGGAAACTGATCCTGAAACTTCAGAGGTCTCAGTGGCGGGTTCCGCGGAGGAGGATGATCCTTCAGATCCGGTGCTGGTTTCGGTGTCCGGAGATGAGGTGACAAGTGATCCAGCTTGGGAAGTGGAGACGGAAACGACGGACTCGTCGGTCGATGATTCAGTCGATCCTGAATCTCCACCCGTTTCGCTGATCGTTTCAGTCGATTCCGGTGCGGATGTTGAGCTGGGAGTTTGAGCGGATGCATCACTTTCACCGGATGTGGGAGATCCAGTGGATGGGCCGCTCAATTCGATGGTGGGACTGGCGGTTACGGGTGGTTCCGTCTGGATTTCCTCTTCGGATGTTTCAGTGCTGGAAACCAATTCCGTCGATGGAGAGTCTGTGCTCACAGATCCGGCAGCTTCGGATGATGAAGGCGATCCAGTGCCTGGTGCGGAAGTGGGCTCGACGGATACCTGAGAGCCGGAAGGAATTTCAGATGATTGAGTCGTGGCGGCTGGATCGACAGAGGCGCTGGATTCTTCCGTCGACGATTCCTCGGGCTTATCAGTTTGCACTTCCGGCGCTTCGGTGCTTTCGGCTGGAGTGGCCTCAGTGGCGACTGGTTCGGGTTTGCTGGAAGAATCCGATCCGGCGGATGAAGACGAACCAGTTCCATCTGTGCTGGATACTGGAGTCAAATCCGTTGAGCTTCCGTCTTCCGACGATTCCGTTTCGGATTCAGTGACGGCTGGCGACGAGGTGGTAGAAGTAGCAACATCGACCGATCCAGCGGATGAGGAAACCAATGCGGCGTCAGTGACGGCAACCGGTTCGGCAGTGGTGGAAGCGGATGGCAGGTCGGTCGAATCATCTTCAGTGGATGGCGATCCGGATTCCGTCGATGGTTTCAACGAGCCGGAAGCAGGTTCATCCGTAACTTCTTGTCCTGATCCTTCCTCAGCAGACGACGCTCCTTCCGTGGCCGAATCGACTTGACTTCCGCTAGAATCCGTGGCCGAGCTGGATGATGACGATTCCGGAATGACGGTGGTGACCAAATCCTCCTCGTCGTCGCATTCGAACATCGGGCAGCACTTGTCGGGAGAGAAGACGGGCCGGCAGTTTGGCATGTGGTTGGGTTTCTCCTCGCACTCGACAATGACGCAGCGGATGATGGATGACTCGCAGCTGCAGGATTGCTGGCAAGGGCTGGGCACCGGAACGTCGGCTCCGTTCGAGTAGGTGACGTTGTTCAACAAGCAACTGCCCTCACCCGGAATTGAGCTGATGTCCGACGACGGGGTGGTGAAAGTCTCGTCGCCGGTGCTGGGCGCTTCCGTCTCCAATGTGGAGGCGGCGATCTCGGGCACCGTGTGGTGGTTGGCCGGAGCTTCGGTGACGGAAGAAGTTGAAGCCTCCGACTCGTCCGAATCGGTGGTGGATGATGGTTCTTCCACTTCCGGAGTAGAGGCGGAGCTTGAGGAAACTGTAGATCCTTGGGTGCTGGATGGAGATTGGCTGTCGCTAGAATCTTCAGTTGCAACTTCGCTGTCGGTAGACGATTCGCTGGATGTTGGGTCGGCATCAGTCGTGGATTCGCTGGATACTGGGCCAGCTTCAGTGGAAGATCCGCTGGATACTGGACTGGCGTCGGTTGAAGATCCGCTGCTTACTGGGCTGTCATCCGTTGAGGATTCGCTGGATGTTTGGGCGGAGTCTGTCAAGGATTCACCGGATACCGGACTGTCGTTGGTTGAGGATTCGCTGGATACTGGACTGTCGTCGGTTGAGGATTCGCTGGATACTGGACTGTCGTCGGTTGAGGATTCGCTGGATACTGGGCCGGAGTCGGTCGATGGTTCACCGGATACTGGGCTGGCGTCAGTTGATGATTCACTGGATGTTTGGGCGGAGTCTGTCAAGGATTCACTGGATACTGGACTGGCGTCGGTTGAAGATCCGCTGGATACTGGACTGGCATCCGTTGAGGATTCGCTGGATGTTTGGGCGGAGTCTGTCAAGGATTCACTGGATACTGGACTGGCGTCGGTTGAAGATCCGCTGGATACTGGACTGGCATCCGTTGAGGATTCGCTGGATGTTTGGGCGGAGTCTGTCAAGGATTCACTGGATACTGAACTAGCGTCCGTCGAGGATTCGCTGGATACTGGGCCGGCGTCAGTTGATGGTTCCCCGGATACTGGGCTGGCGTCAGTTGATGATTCGCTGGATGTTGGGCTGGAGTCAGTCGAGGGTTCACCAGATACTGGACTAGCGTCCGTCGAGGATTCACTGGATGTTTGGGCGGAGTCTGTCAAGGATTCGCTGGATACTGGGCTAGCGTCAGTCGAAGCTTCGCTGGATACTGGGCTGGCGTCGGTTGAAGATCCGCTGGATACTGGGCCGGTGTCAGTCGAGGATTCACTGGATACTGGACTGGCGTCAGTTGATGATTCGCTGGATGTTGGTCCGGCGTCGGTCGAGAGTTCACCAGATCCTGGGCTGGCATCAGTCGAGGATTCGCTGGATGTCGGACTTGCGTCGGACGACGATTCACTGGATGTTGGGCTGGCGTCAGTCGAAATTTCGCCGGATGGAGCGCTGACATCAGCGGAAGAAGCGGAAGAAGATGATACTTCGGATTCAGTGACGTTATCGGTTTCATCTGGTTTCTCGGTTCCTTCCGGTGTTTCAACTTCTTCCGGTTTTCCGGTTACTTCGTCACTTCCTTCGGCATCGGTGGACGGTGAGCTGGTGACGGCGGACTCGGTGACAAGGGGCTCAGATGTGATTCCGGATGTGATATCTAGCGAAGAAGGGGTTGAAGTTACATCCGAGGTAGCGGAAGCGTCCGTGCTGGAAGAATCCGTTTGATCTTCAGCTTCTGTGGATGCAACCGTAGTCGATGTATGGTGGAAGTGGCCAGTTCCGGTGGGGAACCAAGTGGTCGACGAGAAAGTTGTCGTATCAACAACATCCGCATCGGTGGTCTGAGCTTCGGAAGTGGTCGACGAATGTTGGAATTGGCCAGTTCCGGTGGGGAACCACGTGGTAGTCGAGAACGTCGTTGTGTCAACAACATCCGCATCAGTGGTCTGGGCTTCGGAAGGGATTGAAACGGCCGGAATGGAAGTGTCGGTACTGGACGGTTCCTTCTCATCATCTTCGCTTTCTGTGGGTGAAACCGTAGTCGTTGACTGGCCCTCAATTCCGGCGGGAACTCCAGTGGTAACAGAGGAAGCCGTGGTGTCAACATCATCCGCATCGGTGGAAGATCCAGATTCCGTGGCCTGAGATTCGGAGGTCGACGAGACGGCCGGAACGGAAGCATCCGTGCTGGATGCCGAGTCGTCGGTTTGGCTGTCACTGGGCGAGGCCGAAGTGGATGACAAATGGATGGCAGGGGAGGCGGTGGTTGCGTCCGGAACATTTCCGGCATTCGTGGAAGTTTCGGATTCCGTCACGTGAGATTCGGATGAGGGCGTGGTGGCCGGAACGGAAGGTTTCTGCGAGGAGATGACGACCACGTTGAAGTCGTTACCGTCGGTCAGCTCCGATTCCGGCGAGAGCGTAGTGGCTGGTTGGACGATTTCGCCTTCGGTGACGGCCGGAGTAACTGCCGGGGAAACGGCCGAGACGGAAGCGTCGGTGGATTCCTCTGCGGATGGAGTCGACGGCTGAATTTCAGGTACGGGAGTGGCATCGGCCGGAACGACTTGGCTGGGCTTTTCAGTTGTGGATGGCGTCGATTCAGAAGATTCCGACGAGACGGAAGAAACGCTTCCGGCATCAGTTGAGCTACCAGAACCTTCGTCAGTTTCAGTTTCGGGTTCGGAAGTGGAAGACGATGAGGAGCTAATTCCATCGGTGACCAAGTCTCCTCCTTCCGGTTGAGCGGATGAGCTGGAAGCGGAAGAGGTAGTCTCGAATGAAACGGCCGGTGCCTCAGTGCCTTCGTTGCTGCTGTCCAACGGTGTGGTTTTCACTTCTTCCGGAATGGTCGGCGGAGCCGCAGTGGCAGCGCTGGATGAGCCGATTTCTTCCGTATTTTCTTCAGCCACCGCTGGAGTGGATGACCCTTCTTCGGGAGCTGCAGCGCTAGAACCGTCAGTGGCGGATGTGGTTGATGAACCTTCTGCGGCGGATGTAGTTGAACCTTCTGAGGCGGATGTGGTTGAACCCTGAGTGCTGGATGCGGCCGAACCCTCTTGAACTCCGCTCTCCGTGGCGGAAGACAAAGTGGTCACTTCCTCCTCCAATCCGGGCAGAGTGGGCAAGACCGGGACGGCCGGTGGGGCTCCGCACTCGTAAGTCGGGCAACATTGAGTCGGGCTGGTCTTGGGCACCTGCTTGCACGTGTTGGAGAAGAATTCCAGCGGATGGGCGCAATCCTGGACGGCGCAAACGATGTCTCCGTGCATGCAGTAGCAATAGTCGCAGGGGTTGCTGGACGGGACAAAGTCGCCGTCGCTGTACGACTGGCCGTCTAGTACGCAGCCAAACTGTCCGCCGCTGGGGATGGGCGTCGTCGAGCTGGTCAAGTTGGTGGCGTCGCAGTCGTAGCGGACCGGGCAGCAGACGCCGTCCAGCAAGACGGGCGAGCAGCCTTCAACCTGGAGGACGCACTCCTGCATGACGCAGGCCGTGTGGTTGCGGATGCAGTAGCAGAGGTCGCAGGGCTTGGCCGGATCGGATGGGACCTGGGCTCCGTCACCGTAAAATTGCCCGTCAATCAGACAGCCCTCCGTGTCGGCCAGGTTGACGCTTCCGGATGGCGTCACCACCGTTTGCGGAGGTCGAAATGTCGTCGTCACGGCCGTTgagacgccgccgccgccgccgccggagATGCTGCCCATTCCCGGCAAGGTCATGTTCATGCTCATAATGGGCACCGGAACTATtcaccaaaaaaagagaaaaaacgaaacaagaaaaaaaagagtcaagaTCAAGGATGTCTACTAcaactttttgttctttttggccagcagaaattcttcatCTCTGACATCACCATTccatttattattaaaatggCGGAATCAAAGAAgattccatcttctttttatttccaaccccattgaaaaaaaggaaaaaaaaaggaataaaaaagacGAGATGATTTTGGCAATGGGCCAGCATTTACGTTCTGGGCAGGTAATGATGGGGCAGCACTGATCGGGCCGCTTTTCGATCTGGCAGTCCTGGCCGATGGGCTTGGCGAACGGGCAGACCTTGAGGAAGCACATGAGCATCGAGTCGTGACAGGTGCAGTTGAGGCAAGGCTCGTTGGTGATGATACGGTCACCTTCGCTGTAGTGCTGGAACATGTAGTAACATCCTGTATGGCGTTGCCCGGCCAAAATGCgaaacataaaaaagaaaaagaaaagaaaaaatgagaatCAAGAATTGGACATTTAAAAATGGCGGCGAGCGCGCCATTTTTTGAGCCGAAAGAAGATGAATCATCATTTGGCAGACTAGAGGGTAGGGTGATTATTATTGATGATTTATACCTGATTCCGGTTCCGATTCCCATGGAGCTGTAGATGCcggtaaagaaaaaacatggagagaaaaataaaaaataataattgaggCCAATTAGTCAAAAAGTGATAAGACACGCACCGTCAAAGATATGCGCAACATTTTCTTATCGaat
This sequence is a window from Daphnia pulicaria isolate SC F1-1A chromosome 7, SC_F0-13Bv2, whole genome shotgun sequence. Protein-coding genes within it:
- the LOC124349365 gene encoding mucin-19-like isoform X4; the protein is MIRREGGVGGGTGRGTTLAALVALMLLAGLTHYTVTAAPWESEPESGCYYMFQHYSEGDRIITNEPCLNCTCHDSMLMCFLKVCPFAKPIGQDCQIEKRPDQCCPIITCPELPVPIMSMNMTLPGMGSISGGGGGGVSTAVTTTFRPPQTVVTPSGSVNLADTEGCLIDGQFYGDGAQVPSDPAKPCDLCYCIRNHTACVMQECVLQVEGCSPVLLDGVCCPVRYDCDATNLTSSTTPIPSGGQFGCVLDGQSYSDGDFVPSSNPCDYCYCMHGDIVCAVQDCAHPLEFFSNTCKQVPKTSPTQCCPTYECGAPPAVPVLPTLPGLEEEVTTLSSATESGVQEGSAASSTQGSTTSASEGSTTSAAEGSSTTSATDGSSAAAPEEGSSTPAVAEENTEEIGSSSAATAAPPTIPEEVKTTPLDSSNEGTEAPAVSFETTSSASSSSAQPEGGDLVTDGISSSSSSTSEPETETDEGSGSSTDAGSVSSVSSESSESTPSTTEKPSQVVPADATPVPEIQPSTPSAEESTDASVSAVSPAVTPAVTEGEIVQPATTLSPESELTDGNDFNVVVISSQKPSVPATTPSSESHVTESETSTNAGNVPDATTASPAIHLSSTSASPSDSQTDDSASSTDASVPAVSSTSESQATESGSSTDADDVDTTASSVTTGVPAGIEGQSTTTVSPTESEDDEKEPSSTDTSIPAVSIPSEAQTTDADVVDTTTFSTTTWFPTGTGQFQHSSTTSEAQTTDADVVDTTTFSSTTWFPTGTGHFHHTSTTVASTEAEDQTDSSSTDASATSDVTSTPSSLDITSGITSEPLVTESAVTSSPSTDAEGSDEVTGKPEEVETPEGTEKPDETDNVTESEVSSSSASSADVSAPSGEISTDASPTSSESSSDASPTSSESSTDASPGSGELSTDAGPTSSESSTDASPVSSESSTDTGPVSSGSSTDASPVSSEASTDASPVSSESLTDSAQTSSESSTDASPVSSGSSTDASPVSSESLTDSAQTSSESSTDASPVSSGSSTDASPVSSESLTDSAQTSSESSTDASPVSGEPSTDSGPVSSESSTDDSPVSSESSTDDSPVSSESSTNDSPVSGESLTDSAQTSSESSTDDSPVSSGSSTDASPVSSGSSTEAGPVSSESTTDADPTSSESSTDSEVATEDSSDSQSPSSTQGSTVSSSSASTPEVEEPSSTTDSDESEASTSSVTEAPANHHTVPEIAASTLETEAPSTGDETFTTPSSDISSIPGEGSCLLNNVTYSNGADVPVPSPCQQSCSCESSIIRCVIVECEEKPNHMPNCRPVFSPDKCCPMFECDDEEDLVTTVIPESSSSSSATDSSGSQVDSATEGASSAEEGSGQEVTDEPASGSLKPSTESGSPSTEDDSTDLPSASTTAEPVAVTDAALVSSSAGSVDVATSTTSSPAVTESETESSEDGSSTDLTPVSSTDGTGSSSSAGSDSSSKPEPVATEATPAESTEAPEVQTDKPEESSTEESSASVDPAATTQSSEIPSGSQVSVEPTSAPGTGSPSSSEAAGSVSTDSPSTELVSSTETSEEEIQTEPPVTASPTIELSGPSTGSPTSGESDASAQTPSSTSAPESTETISETGGDSGSTESSTDESVVSVSTSQAGSLVTSSPDTETSTGSEGSSSSAEPATETSEVSGSVSESGAGSSTTESSAGVDTGAFTTSEPSGTEVSSAGESEGSTETSQSSTAGTQPETTPESAAPLETTSAPSAVSTESPSAATDSGVIPDEATSTREPSTTTTEGISVGSETEAPSTAHPGSSTADPSTTLGSIVGSEATGSLPTATEDSQASVTGVESDVSSTSQSSSGSTEPSTSSGDAGASPEPTVDVGDVSSTSSESAGVTDPTDILISDSSKPPRPTLSVGSSGPTVAPNLPTEASSAATEAPSSFTTGAETGSQAPSDLVTTSPASSEPITTSAVPSELVTTSPASSEPVTTSAAPSEPVTTSPASSEPITTSAAPSDPITTSPASSEPVTTSAAPSEPVTTSPASSEPVTTSAAPSDPVTTSSAPSEPVSTSAAPSVESSPTVSEIPLSTSSVDSSNLELSSPETSPATPEEVEEPEIAPGACLFDGKVYVSAQQIPRDDHCDFCFCFRGDIICLQQSCPPPIPGCLEETITGFCCPRYECPVRQVTHNVTWHSADHRNNNPTGPGGLASIPQGFNVEFSDSVQDGDQVEVEGCEIKGDFYRFGELVGPASGPCLECRCGKGGMMECDPRECQPEPTLRKVMALAATRRRRHVDADGLVWIGGKPRRH
- the LOC124349365 gene encoding mucin-19-like isoform X3 — its product is MIRREGGVGGGTGRGTTLAALVALMLLAGLTHYTVTAAPWESEPESGCYYMFQHYSEGDRIITNEPCLNCTCHDSMLMCFLKVCPFAKPIGQDCQIEKRPDQCCPIITCPELPVPIMSMNMTLPGMGSISGGGGGGVSTAVTTTFRPPQTVVTPSGSVNLADTEGCLIDGQFYGDGAQVPSDPAKPCDLCYCIRNHTACVMQECVLQVEGCSPVLLDGVCCPVRYDCDATNLTSSTTPIPSGGQFGCVLDGQSYSDGDFVPSSNPCDYCYCMHGDIVCAVQDCAHPLEFFSNTCKQVPKTSPTQCCPTYECGAPPAVPVLPTLPGLEEEVTTLSSATESGVQEGSAASSTQGSTTSASEGSTTSAAEGSSTTSATDGSSAAAPEEGSSTPAVAEENTEEIGSSSAATAAPPTIPEEVKTTPLDSSNEGTEAPAVSFETTSSASSSSAQPEGGDLVTDGISSSSSSTSEPETETDEGSGSSTDAGSVSSVSSESSESTPSTTEKPSQVVPADATPVPEIQPSTPSAEESTDASVSAVSPAVTPAVTEGEIVQPATTLSPESELTDGNDFNVVVISSQKPSVPATTPSSESHVTESETSTNAGNVPDATTASPAIHLSSTSASPSDSQTDDSASSTDASVPAVSSTSESQATESGSSTDADDVDTTASSVTTGVPAGIEGQSTTTVSPTESEDDEKEPSSTDTSIPAVSIPSEAQTTDADVVDTTTFSTTTWFPTGTGQFQHSSTTSEAQTTDADVVDTTTFSSTTWFPTGTGHFHHTSTTVASTEAEDQTDSSSTDASATSDVTSTPSSLDITSGITSEPLVTESAVTSSPSTDAEGSDEVTGKPEEVETPEGTEKPDETDNVTESEVSSSSASSADVSAPSGEISTDASPTSSESSSDASPTSSESSTDASPGSGELSTDAGPTSSESSTDASPVSSESSTDTGPVSSGSSTDASPVSSEASTDASPVSSESLTDSAQTSSESSTDASPVSGEPSTDSSPTSSESSTDASPVSGEPSTDAGPVSSESSTDASSVSSESLTDSAQTSSESSTDASPVSSESSTDASPVSGEPSTDSGPVSSESSTDDSPVSSESSTDDSPVSSESSTNDSPVSGESLTDSAQTSSESSTDDSPVSSGSSTDASPVSSGSSTEAGPVSSESTTDADPTSSESSTDSEVATEDSSDSQSPSSTQGSTVSSSSASTPEVEEPSSTTDSDESEASTSSVTEAPANHHTVPEIAASTLETEAPSTGDETFTTPSSDISSIPGEGSCLLNNVTYSNGADVPVPSPCQQSCSCESSIIRCVIVECEEKPNHMPNCRPVFSPDKCCPMFECDDEEDLVTTVIPESSSSSSATDSSGSQVDSATEGASSAEEGSGQEVTDEPASGSLKPSTESGSPSTEDDSTDLPSASTTAEPVAVTDAALVSSSAGSVDVATSTTSSPAVTESETESSEDGSSTDLTPVSSTDGTGSSSSAGSDSSSKPEPVATEATPAESTEAPEVQTDKPEESSTEESSASVDPAATTQSSEIPSGSQVSVEPTSAPGTGSPSSSEAAGSVSTDSPSTELVSSTETSEEEIQTEPPVTASPTIELSGPSTGSPTSGESDASAQTPSSTSAPESTETISETGGDSGSTESSTDESVVSVSTSQAGSLVTSSPDTETSTGSEGSSSSAEPATETSEVSGSVSESGAGSSTTESSAGVDTGAFTTSEPSGTEVSSAGESEGSTETSQSSTAGTQPETTPESAAPLETTSAPSAVSTESPSAATDSGVIPDEATSTREPSTTTTEGISVGSETEAPSTAHPGSSTADPSTTLGSIVGSEATGSLPTATEDSQASVTGVESDVSSTSQSSSGSTEPSTSSGDAGASPEPTVDVGDVSSTSSESAGVTDPTDILISDSSKPPRPTLSVGSSGPTVAPNLPTEASSAATEAPSSFTTGAETGSQAPSDLVTTSPASSEPITTSAVPSELVTTSPASSEPVTTSAAPSEPVTTSPASSEPITTSAAPSDPITTSPASSEPVTTSAAPSEPVTTSPASSEPVTTSAAPSDPVTTSSAPSEPVSTSAAPSVESSPTVSEIPLSTSSVDSSNLELSSPETSPATPEEVEEPEIAPGACLFDGKVYVSAQQIPRDDHCDFCFCFRGDIICLQQSCPPPIPGCLEETITGFCCPRYECPVRQVTHNVTWHSADHRNNNPTGPGGLASIPQGFNVEFSDSVQDGDQVEVEGCEIKGDFYRFGELVGPASGPCLECRCGKGGMMECDPRECQPEPTLRKVMALAATRRRRHVDADGLVWIGGKPRRH